One stretch of Candidatus Eremiobacteraceae bacterium DNA includes these proteins:
- a CDS encoding kelch repeat-containing protein — MRTIFSSTLLAAIAIAAIALPRSAIADDATPAPIYALDPHAGSWLHGPNLPAPRQDSAVAVLDGHIYVIGGFGPGGSPTTSNFVLEQPPGTNLTPSASAAPAPVFPVGSWTSARAIPEAIDHAAAAALDGFIYVAGGSVEKLVSNKFWRYDPADDTWATLPPLPVPRYAATMQPFGGKLYLIGGASSHGQDERSIEVYDPATASWSMISDALGTEREASQTALFGGKIVLVGGRDREEHNIASCDLYDPAHNGWSVCSSLHLARSHFGLASVEDRLFAIGGGNLLTSVTTQTTEISGQNGEGWMDGRWLPFPREGMAVAVLGHIVWVIGGSSSDSTSPTASVLRYVIPVVKVKFGGRAPP; from the coding sequence GTGAGAACGATATTCTCGTCCACGCTCCTCGCCGCGATCGCGATTGCAGCGATCGCGCTTCCTCGCTCCGCGATCGCGGACGACGCGACGCCGGCGCCGATCTACGCGCTCGACCCGCACGCGGGCTCGTGGCTTCACGGTCCGAATCTGCCGGCACCGCGCCAAGACTCCGCGGTCGCCGTTCTCGACGGCCACATCTACGTGATAGGCGGCTTCGGACCCGGCGGAAGTCCGACGACGTCGAACTTCGTCCTCGAGCAGCCACCCGGCACGAACCTCACGCCATCGGCATCGGCGGCGCCCGCTCCGGTCTTTCCGGTCGGTTCGTGGACGAGCGCGCGCGCGATCCCGGAAGCGATCGACCACGCCGCCGCCGCCGCGCTCGACGGCTTCATCTACGTCGCGGGCGGATCGGTCGAGAAGCTCGTCTCGAACAAGTTCTGGCGCTACGATCCCGCGGACGACACTTGGGCGACGCTGCCACCGTTGCCCGTGCCGCGCTATGCGGCGACGATGCAGCCGTTCGGCGGCAAGCTATACCTCATCGGCGGTGCATCGTCGCACGGACAGGACGAACGCAGCATCGAGGTCTACGATCCGGCGACGGCATCGTGGAGCATGATCAGCGACGCGCTCGGAACGGAGCGCGAGGCGTCGCAGACAGCGCTGTTCGGCGGAAAGATCGTCCTCGTCGGCGGACGCGACCGCGAAGAGCACAACATCGCGTCGTGCGATCTCTACGATCCCGCGCACAACGGCTGGTCGGTCTGTTCGAGCCTGCATCTCGCGCGCAGCCATTTCGGTCTTGCATCGGTCGAAGACCGCCTCTTCGCGATCGGCGGCGGCAATCTGCTCACCAGCGTCACGACGCAGACGACGGAGATATCGGGGCAAAACGGCGAGGGATGGATGGATGGGCGATGGCTGCCGTTCCCACGCGAAGGGATGGCCGTCGCCGTGCTCGGGCACATCGTCTGGGTCATCGGCGGATCGAGCTCCGACTCGACATCGCCGACCGCGAGCGTATTGCGCTACGTCATCCCGGTCGTGAAGGTGAAGTTCGGCGGCCGCGCGCCCCCGTGA
- a CDS encoding gamma-glutamylcyclotransferase family protein — protein MADPDLVFVYGLLMRGHELHHHMESGEFVGDGSVDGVLLSLGRYPGLIEGTGSVRGELYRFADLPSALDVLDDVEEFEPTDPSRSLYLRVAMHVKTDDGNDVEAWVYRYNGSTEGAERITSGEWSGRT, from the coding sequence GTGGCGGATCCCGATCTCGTCTTCGTCTATGGGCTTCTCATGCGCGGTCACGAACTCCACCATCACATGGAGAGCGGTGAGTTCGTGGGTGATGGCAGCGTTGATGGAGTGCTCTTGTCGTTAGGACGGTATCCCGGACTTATCGAAGGGACGGGTTCGGTGCGGGGCGAGCTATATCGCTTCGCCGATCTTCCCAGCGCGCTCGATGTGCTCGACGACGTCGAGGAGTTCGAACCGACCGACCCGTCGCGCAGTCTCTATCTGCGAGTCGCCATGCACGTGAAGACGGATGACGGAAACGACGTCGAGGCGTGGGTGTATCGCTACAACGGCTCGACCGAAGGCGCAGAGCGCATCACATCGGGAGAATGGAGCGGTCGAACATAA
- a CDS encoding elongation factor G, translating into MAAQDAAGIRNVAIVGPHHSGKTTLVETMLSLSGAVTRKGSVVDNTATTDHDPEAHSHQMSVAPGFAHATSQGAHINLIDCPGAIDFFEDTKFALLGADAAIVVVEADPNRIAQVEMLVTHLESVKMPHCFVINRMDRPGADFPATYAELRRRFGNHVVAEQAPIGQGDGFAGYADVVAMQAYKYADGGKASPTAMPDGIADKSHEELLEALADFDDHLMEEILEGVEPPIDEVRKDLTDDVSTDRIVPVLVASGVKSFGVAELLDVIVRQFPDGTHAVRADNAGKIIEPSPSGPVVVQICKTFVHPQSGKLSVARVLSGTLTPETQLVNTSRGDTKERPGGLYALQGKTQTAVQRAEPGSLIAIARLEGAQTGDTLCSGGAKTVMPVPTVPRPPFVLAIRPHDRSDESKMSQLLARLRDEEPTLVVERADFTDELVVRGHGEMQLTVIAERMARKYGVKLDSQLPQVPYRETITAKTQQQGRYKHQTGGHGMFGDVHLEIEPLPRGEGFKFAERVVGGVVPKQFFPGVEKGVREALEKGAVAGFPVVDVRVTLYDGSYHSVDSNEAAFKMAASMGMRDGLPKCNPSLLEPIQRVEILVPTHYTSAVLQQVSGRRGQILSYGATDDRPGWDFVKALVPQAEMQRYLTELRTATQGLGYYTAYHDHFEFAPPKVVQTVAAARKELAAAK; encoded by the coding sequence ATGGCTGCACAGGATGCCGCCGGCATCAGGAACGTGGCGATCGTCGGTCCGCACCACAGCGGCAAGACGACACTCGTCGAAACGATGCTCTCGCTGTCAGGCGCCGTCACGCGCAAAGGATCCGTCGTCGACAACACCGCGACGACCGACCACGACCCCGAAGCGCACTCCCATCAGATGTCCGTCGCGCCCGGATTCGCTCACGCGACCTCGCAAGGCGCGCACATCAATCTCATCGATTGCCCGGGGGCGATCGATTTTTTTGAGGACACGAAGTTCGCGCTGCTCGGTGCGGACGCGGCGATCGTCGTCGTTGAAGCAGACCCGAATCGCATCGCGCAGGTCGAGATGCTCGTCACTCATCTCGAGTCCGTCAAGATGCCGCACTGCTTCGTCATCAACCGTATGGATCGTCCGGGCGCCGACTTCCCCGCGACCTACGCCGAATTGCGCCGGCGTTTCGGCAATCACGTCGTCGCCGAGCAGGCGCCGATCGGTCAGGGCGACGGTTTCGCCGGGTACGCCGACGTCGTCGCGATGCAAGCCTACAAGTATGCCGACGGCGGCAAGGCGTCGCCGACCGCCATGCCCGACGGCATCGCGGACAAATCGCACGAAGAATTGCTCGAAGCGCTCGCCGACTTCGACGACCATCTCATGGAAGAGATCCTCGAAGGCGTCGAGCCGCCAATCGACGAGGTCCGAAAAGACCTCACCGACGACGTCAGCACCGATCGCATCGTTCCGGTGCTCGTCGCGAGCGGCGTCAAGAGCTTCGGCGTCGCTGAACTGCTCGACGTCATCGTCAGACAGTTCCCCGACGGCACGCACGCGGTTCGCGCCGACAACGCAGGCAAGATCATCGAGCCGTCGCCGAGCGGGCCGGTCGTCGTCCAGATCTGTAAGACGTTCGTGCACCCGCAAAGCGGCAAGCTTTCGGTGGCGCGCGTGCTCTCCGGCACGCTGACGCCGGAGACGCAGCTCGTCAACACGTCGCGCGGCGACACGAAAGAGCGTCCGGGCGGGCTGTACGCGCTGCAAGGCAAGACCCAGACCGCCGTGCAGAGGGCCGAGCCGGGATCGCTCATCGCGATCGCCCGGCTCGAGGGCGCACAAACCGGCGACACGCTGTGCTCCGGCGGCGCCAAGACGGTCATGCCGGTCCCGACCGTGCCACGGCCGCCGTTCGTCCTCGCGATCCGGCCCCACGATCGCAGCGACGAGTCGAAGATGTCGCAGCTGCTCGCGCGGCTGCGCGATGAAGAGCCGACGCTCGTCGTCGAGCGCGCCGACTTCACCGACGAACTCGTCGTGCGCGGGCACGGCGAGATGCAGCTCACGGTCATCGCCGAACGCATGGCGCGCAAGTACGGCGTCAAGCTCGACTCGCAGCTGCCGCAAGTGCCGTATAGAGAGACCATCACGGCGAAGACGCAGCAACAAGGCCGCTACAAGCACCAGACCGGCGGCCACGGGATGTTCGGCGACGTCCATCTCGAGATCGAGCCATTGCCTCGCGGCGAGGGCTTCAAGTTCGCCGAGCGCGTCGTCGGCGGCGTCGTACCGAAACAGTTCTTCCCCGGCGTCGAGAAGGGCGTACGCGAAGCGCTTGAAAAGGGCGCGGTGGCGGGCTTCCCCGTCGTCGACGTCCGCGTCACGCTCTACGACGGCTCGTATCACAGCGTCGACTCGAATGAAGCTGCGTTCAAGATGGCTGCGTCGATGGGCATGCGCGACGGGCTGCCGAAATGCAATCCGTCGCTGCTCGAGCCGATCCAGCGCGTGGAGATCCTCGTACCGACCCACTACACGAGTGCGGTGCTCCAACAGGTCTCAGGGCGGCGCGGTCAGATCCTCAGCTACGGCGCGACCGACGATCGCCCGGGTTGGGATTTCGTGAAAGCGCTCGTTCCGCAAGCGGAGATGCAGCGCTATCTCACAGAGCTGCGCACGGCGACGCAAGGTCTCGGGTATTACACGGCCTACCACGACCATTTCGAGTTCGCGCCGCCGAAGGTCGTGCAGACCGTCGCGGCCGCTCGCAAGGAACTCGCCGCCGCCAAGTGA
- the rpoZ gene encoding DNA-directed RNA polymerase subunit omega, giving the protein MKDAASPSFGNIDRLLEEIGNKYLLVNVARVRAQQLVNGIEPLVEGANPEKAVTTAFSEIRTGKLDIEMDTTPQGNGRRG; this is encoded by the coding sequence ATGAAAGACGCCGCATCGCCGTCGTTCGGCAATATCGATCGCCTTCTCGAGGAGATCGGCAACAAGTACCTGCTCGTCAACGTCGCGCGCGTGCGTGCGCAGCAGCTGGTCAACGGCATCGAACCGCTCGTCGAAGGAGCGAATCCCGAGAAGGCCGTGACGACTGCGTTCTCCGAGATCCGTACCGGCAAGCTCGATATCGAAATGGACACCACACCGCAAGGGAACGGCCGGCGAGGTTAG
- a CDS encoding 6-carboxytetrahydropterin synthase, whose amino-acid sequence MISISYACHFDAAHQLDVPYESPCNRRHGHRYTVRIVASAEELLHGMVVDFNLLKAVVDEFDHRDLNELADFKETGLQTTAENICIVLVRKLQAVVGTRVSIDEVIVRETPRSAAKWRKTPR is encoded by the coding sequence TTGATCTCGATCTCCTATGCGTGCCACTTCGACGCCGCGCATCAGCTCGACGTGCCGTACGAATCGCCATGCAATCGCCGGCACGGTCATCGCTATACGGTTCGTATCGTCGCGTCAGCCGAGGAGCTGCTCCACGGCATGGTCGTCGACTTCAACCTGCTGAAAGCGGTCGTCGACGAATTCGATCATCGCGATCTGAACGAGCTGGCGGACTTCAAAGAGACCGGCCTTCAGACGACCGCGGAGAACATCTGCATCGTGCTCGTCCGCAAGTTGCAGGCGGTCGTCGGCACGCGCGTGAGCATCGATGAGGTGATCGTGCGAGAGACGCCGCGCTCTGCTGCGAAGTGGCGCAAAACTCCGCGCTAG
- a CDS encoding ABC-2 family transporter protein — MRLEAYVEFAKRAFSREGTYRFQVFSRVGSVLLRVFLLATLWTNLYRANGEQAGIPLHSMLTYVVLALLLDIVYGINGAYVVREKIREGTIAIDFMRPISVPLYVFSDTLGQTGFALIQCVPALALSAFLVHIDGPPSALALVAFVVALAIGFVVNYFIDMIMATMTFWTMEIFGIQIMVQFIASLLSGSLVPLYFFPQGPIQQILLNSPFATLYNVPLSIWIGKIEPAQYVAALGMQLFWAAVLGSFAVWLWSVGERKVVIQGG; from the coding sequence GTGAGGCTCGAGGCATACGTCGAGTTCGCCAAGCGCGCGTTCTCGCGCGAAGGCACGTATCGATTCCAGGTATTCAGTCGCGTCGGGTCCGTGCTCTTGCGCGTCTTCCTGCTCGCCACGCTTTGGACGAATCTCTACCGTGCGAACGGCGAGCAGGCGGGCATCCCGCTGCACAGCATGCTCACGTACGTCGTGCTCGCGTTGCTGCTCGACATCGTCTACGGCATCAACGGCGCGTACGTCGTCCGCGAGAAGATCCGCGAAGGCACGATCGCGATCGACTTCATGCGCCCGATCAGCGTGCCGCTCTACGTCTTCTCGGACACGCTCGGCCAGACCGGATTCGCCCTGATCCAGTGCGTGCCCGCGCTCGCCCTGTCGGCGTTCCTCGTCCACATCGACGGTCCGCCGTCGGCGCTTGCGCTCGTCGCCTTCGTCGTCGCGCTCGCGATCGGGTTCGTCGTCAACTACTTCATCGATATGATCATGGCGACGATGACGTTCTGGACGATGGAGATCTTCGGCATCCAGATCATGGTGCAGTTCATCGCGTCGCTGTTGTCGGGATCGCTCGTGCCGCTATACTTCTTCCCGCAAGGCCCGATCCAACAGATCCTGTTGAACTCGCCGTTCGCGACGCTCTACAACGTGCCGCTCTCGATCTGGATCGGCAAGATCGAGCCGGCGCAGTATGTCGCGGCGCTCGGGATGCAGCTGTTCTGGGCGGCCGTCCTCGGATCGTTCGCCGTGTGGCTGTGGAGCGTCGGCGAGCGCAAAGTGGTGATCCAAGGTGGTTAG
- a CDS encoding PaaI family thioesterase, with protein sequence MPVRGIDPANVPERYRAILTRNPFAEHFDLEVVALERGQAILRFPFRPELTQYQGAVQGGIVVAYADASLAFAVASIVTEGRDFVTTELTVQYVRPLTSGIATATAVIEHAGQTLVRGRAKVENESGKLIALCMSTFMIVDPRAKT encoded by the coding sequence TTGCCGGTCCGAGGGATCGACCCCGCGAATGTTCCCGAGCGATATCGGGCGATTCTCACGCGCAATCCGTTCGCCGAGCACTTCGACCTCGAGGTCGTGGCGCTCGAGCGCGGACAAGCGATCCTGCGCTTCCCGTTCCGGCCGGAGCTGACGCAATACCAAGGCGCCGTCCAGGGTGGCATCGTCGTCGCGTACGCGGACGCGTCGCTCGCGTTCGCCGTCGCGTCGATCGTGACCGAAGGGCGCGACTTCGTCACGACCGAGCTGACCGTTCAATACGTCCGGCCGCTGACGTCGGGTATCGCAACGGCGACCGCAGTCATCGAGCACGCAGGGCAGACGCTCGTGCGCGGGCGCGCAAAAGTAGAAAATGAATCCGGCAAGCTCATCGCGCTTTGCATGTCGACGTTCATGATCGTCGATCCGCGGGCGAAGACGTGA
- a CDS encoding STAS domain-containing protein, with amino-acid sequence MAPRFLDMILHDIPISAGLALLKIEGELDFAGAPAVRTALAKAADHDAVARMVIDLGDVTAADDRGVASLAAAVRQAVARHPALRVIAVAPDSSLAGALSKEKIPVYGRGADALRFIDPEQAA; translated from the coding sequence ATGGCGCCACGTTTCCTGGACATGATACTCCACGACATTCCCATCTCCGCCGGCCTGGCGCTGCTGAAGATTGAAGGCGAACTCGACTTCGCCGGCGCGCCGGCCGTTCGAACGGCGCTCGCGAAAGCGGCTGACCACGACGCGGTCGCGCGCATGGTGATCGATCTCGGTGACGTCACGGCAGCGGACGATCGCGGCGTCGCGTCACTCGCGGCGGCCGTGCGACAGGCGGTCGCCCGTCATCCAGCCCTGCGCGTCATCGCCGTCGCGCCCGACTCCTCGCTCGCGGGCGCGCTCTCGAAGGAGAAGATCCCGGTCTACGGCCGCGGCGCAGACGCGCTCCGCTTCATCGATCCGGAGCAAGCGGCGTAA
- a CDS encoding thioesterase family protein, producing the protein MTPFSIREYVRWGDVDAAGVICYGAYVRFIEIAETELFRAAGIPYGKVFERFDCWLPRASYKMEFRKPAVLDEQLTVNARVGRIGTSSIALEFTFDDDAGERVADCSIVLVCVDRKSFKPKPVPEELRKALAPFAG; encoded by the coding sequence GTGACGCCTTTTTCGATCCGCGAATACGTCCGTTGGGGCGACGTCGACGCCGCGGGCGTCATCTGCTACGGCGCTTACGTGCGCTTCATCGAGATCGCGGAGACCGAGCTTTTCCGCGCAGCCGGCATCCCGTACGGCAAGGTCTTCGAGCGTTTCGACTGCTGGCTGCCGCGGGCGAGCTACAAGATGGAATTCCGCAAGCCGGCAGTTCTCGACGAGCAGCTCACCGTCAACGCGCGTGTCGGGCGCATCGGCACGAGCTCGATAGCGCTCGAGTTCACGTTCGACGACGATGCGGGCGAACGTGTCGCCGACTGCAGCATCGTCCTCGTCTGCGTCGACAGGAAATCGTTCAAGCCGAAACCGGTCCCAGAAGAACTCCGCAAAGCCCTCGCGCCGTTCGCGGGCTAG
- a CDS encoding ABC-2 family transporter protein yields MVSAARYWDAYKEVWRLNVLTLMEYKANFFIWFVFTIVYHGVALTAIWVILTKFPSLNGWARTDVFFLYALWMVGHTLNNSLFFMVGDVPEAVQEGRFDRMLVRPLDSLFQIIAQPGQNFPDDFFVSIIVFGIAAALVHLQWTAVVAFLIVMTILSAAVIDGAVQLVVATLSFWVIRLDALRWVVMSLENDFTRFPLSMYNRAVRIILGYVFPFAFMNYFPATVLLHKTADAAQFNPALGWMAPLVAAIWAAGSLTFWRIGLNRYQGTGS; encoded by the coding sequence GTGGTTAGCGCGGCGCGCTACTGGGATGCATACAAAGAGGTGTGGCGCCTCAACGTGCTGACGCTCATGGAGTACAAGGCGAATTTCTTCATCTGGTTCGTGTTCACGATCGTCTACCACGGTGTCGCGCTTACCGCGATATGGGTCATCCTCACCAAGTTCCCGTCGCTCAACGGTTGGGCGCGGACCGACGTCTTTTTCCTCTACGCGTTGTGGATGGTCGGCCACACGCTGAACAACTCGCTCTTCTTCATGGTCGGCGACGTGCCCGAAGCCGTGCAAGAAGGCCGGTTCGACCGGATGCTCGTGCGACCGCTCGATTCGCTGTTCCAGATCATCGCGCAGCCCGGCCAGAATTTTCCCGACGATTTCTTCGTCTCGATCATCGTCTTCGGGATCGCCGCGGCGCTCGTCCACCTGCAATGGACGGCGGTCGTCGCATTCCTCATCGTGATGACGATACTTTCGGCCGCCGTCATCGACGGCGCCGTCCAGCTGGTCGTCGCGACGCTCTCGTTCTGGGTCATCCGGCTCGACGCGCTGCGCTGGGTCGTCATGTCGCTCGAAAACGATTTCACACGCTTTCCGCTGTCGATGTACAATCGCGCGGTGCGCATCATACTCGGCTACGTCTTTCCGTTCGCATTCATGAACTATTTCCCGGCGACCGTGCTGCTGCACAAGACGGCCGACGCCGCGCAGTTCAATCCGGCGCTCGGTTGGATGGCGCCGCTCGTCGCAGCGATATGGGCCGCCGGATCGCTGACGTTCTGGCGCATAGGACTCAACCGATATCAGGGAACGGGGTCGTAG
- a CDS encoding ATP-binding cassette domain-containing protein, with amino-acid sequence MIIRAEHLTKQFKSLRRKDGVVGTLANLFSREYDLKDAVKDVSFELEAGELVGYIGPNGAGKSTTIKMLTGILVPSAGSCTVNGVVPWLDRKGNARQIGVVFGQRTQLYWDLPLIESFRLLRAIYGIPQDRYEQNLKAFTDLLDLDEFIRTPVRQLSLGQRMRGDFAAAMLHEPKVVFLDEPTIGLDVVAKEAIREFIARTNRTRGTTYILTTHDLNDVEKLCDRIIIIDHGSKLYDGSIDAIKERYGAKRVLTADLNVACADIEVRLPGTTVVAREGHRITIEFDRTRVRADELIVELSRTCELKDVTIAEPELEVIIRQIYQSGLEPLTAGATT; translated from the coding sequence ATGATCATCCGCGCGGAACATCTCACGAAGCAGTTCAAGAGCTTGCGTCGCAAAGACGGCGTCGTCGGCACGCTCGCGAACCTTTTCTCGCGCGAGTACGACCTCAAAGACGCGGTCAAAGACGTATCGTTCGAGCTCGAGGCGGGCGAGCTCGTCGGCTATATCGGTCCGAACGGCGCCGGAAAGTCGACGACGATCAAGATGCTCACGGGCATCCTCGTGCCGAGCGCCGGATCGTGCACCGTCAACGGCGTGGTGCCGTGGCTCGATCGCAAAGGCAACGCGCGCCAGATCGGCGTCGTCTTCGGCCAGCGCACCCAGCTATATTGGGACCTGCCGCTCATCGAATCGTTCCGGCTTCTCCGCGCGATATACGGCATTCCGCAAGACCGCTACGAACAGAACCTCAAGGCGTTCACCGATCTGCTCGACCTCGACGAGTTCATCCGCACGCCCGTGCGCCAGCTGAGCCTCGGTCAACGTATGCGCGGCGATTTCGCGGCCGCGATGCTCCACGAGCCGAAGGTCGTGTTCCTCGACGAGCCGACGATCGGACTCGACGTCGTCGCGAAGGAAGCGATCCGCGAGTTCATCGCGCGGACGAATCGCACGCGCGGAACGACGTACATCTTGACGACGCACGACCTCAACGACGTCGAAAAGCTGTGCGACCGCATCATCATCATCGACCACGGCAGCAAGCTCTACGACGGAAGCATCGATGCGATCAAGGAGCGATACGGCGCCAAGCGCGTCCTCACCGCCGACCTCAACGTCGCGTGCGCCGACATCGAGGTCCGCCTGCCCGGTACGACCGTCGTCGCGCGCGAGGGTCATCGCATCACGATCGAGTTCGACCGCACCCGCGTCCGCGCGGACGAGCTCATCGTCGAGCTTTCGCGCACCTGCGAGCTCAAGGACGTGACGATCGCGGAGCCCGAGCTCGAAGTGATCATCCGCCAGATCTACCAAAGCGGTCTCGAGCCGCTCACGGCCGGAGCGACGACGTGA
- a CDS encoding DUF5069 domain-containing protein has translation MNLTAPIIDLTNSYPRGPRERLAGVSMLARTIDKARAQLAGTLGEYVYDCPMDRQLFATLGIASDEFLEVVSRSPDDIAVVAWLRGRNAIPEGEALDGHNDSIENWAPKSAESKARFERQREVLAPGRADITTWTDLLDVEEGRLAAVAG, from the coding sequence ATGAATCTCACAGCTCCGATCATCGACCTTACGAACTCATATCCACGTGGACCGCGCGAACGTCTCGCCGGCGTGAGCATGCTGGCGCGCACGATCGACAAAGCCCGCGCACAGCTCGCAGGCACGCTTGGCGAATACGTGTACGATTGCCCGATGGACCGTCAGCTCTTCGCGACGCTCGGCATCGCGAGCGACGAGTTCCTCGAAGTGGTCTCGCGCTCGCCGGACGACATCGCCGTCGTCGCCTGGCTGCGCGGTCGCAACGCGATCCCCGAGGGCGAAGCGCTCGACGGGCACAACGACTCGATCGAGAACTGGGCGCCGAAATCCGCCGAGAGCAAGGCGCGGTTCGAACGACAGCGTGAGGTCCTCGCCCCCGGCAGGGCGGACATCACCACGTGGACCGATCTCCTCGACGTAGAAGAAGGACGACTCGCCGCGGTGGCAGGCTAG
- a CDS encoding 7-carboxy-7-deazaguanine synthase QueE, with amino-acid sequence MLAVSTLEVSETFPSLQGEGSLVGSASFFIRLDGCPLRCTWCDTPYALAGDAGRTMSIDDLASLASGYRRVVITGGEPLAQDIGPLVDRLTPRHHVTVETSGAMFADLPKVSLFSLSPKVGSSGYKPKIEVLRKYCASAPGRMHVKFVIADGRDLDEAFDCLAAIENELPAATPVILQPESGSAGRGEDYSAALRRIADRVIGEERWRRFDVRVLPQLHYLMWGGEPGR; translated from the coding sequence ATGCTCGCCGTCTCGACGCTCGAAGTGAGCGAGACCTTTCCATCGTTGCAGGGCGAGGGCTCGCTGGTCGGCTCTGCGTCGTTCTTCATCCGGCTGGATGGCTGCCCGCTCCGCTGCACGTGGTGCGACACGCCGTATGCGCTCGCCGGCGATGCAGGACGCACGATGTCGATCGACGATCTCGCTTCTCTCGCGAGCGGTTATCGGCGCGTCGTCATCACCGGCGGCGAACCTCTCGCGCAGGACATCGGGCCGCTCGTCGATCGCCTCACGCCGCGCCACCACGTGACGGTCGAGACGAGCGGCGCTATGTTCGCCGATCTGCCGAAGGTGTCGCTGTTCTCGCTCAGCCCGAAGGTCGGAAGCTCGGGCTACAAGCCCAAGATCGAAGTGCTCCGCAAGTATTGCGCGAGCGCGCCGGGGCGGATGCATGTGAAGTTCGTCATCGCGGACGGCCGCGATCTCGACGAGGCGTTCGACTGCCTCGCCGCGATCGAGAACGAGTTGCCCGCGGCGACGCCTGTGATCTTGCAGCCCGAGAGCGGCTCGGCCGGACGAGGCGAGGACTATAGCGCGGCGCTGCGTCGGATCGCGGACCGCGTCATCGGAGAGGAACGCTGGCGCCGCTTCGACGTGCGCGTGCTGCCGCAGCTCCACTACTTGATGTGGGGCGGAGAGCCGGGCCGTTGA